The following proteins come from a genomic window of Polaribacter dokdonensis:
- a CDS encoding carbonic anhydrase family protein produces MRNTAINKQVQDNLTPEDVLTDLLAGNERFVNNELEEVSHLDLVQQTTTGQYPKAVVLSCIDSRVPVEQVFDQAIGDVFVARVAGNFENEDILGSLEYSCAVAGSKLVLVLGHESCGAVKAACDDVKLGNITHLLANIMPAVKKSAKEIDGDNSSANPKFVAKTVENNVLLTIDRIRERSEILADLESSDAIKIVGGVYSLQTGKVTML; encoded by the coding sequence ATGAGAAATACAGCCATAAACAAACAAGTACAAGACAATTTAACTCCAGAAGATGTTTTAACAGATCTATTAGCAGGTAATGAACGTTTTGTCAATAATGAGTTAGAAGAGGTTTCGCATTTAGATTTAGTACAACAAACCACTACTGGTCAATACCCAAAGGCAGTTGTGCTTTCTTGTATAGATTCTAGAGTACCTGTAGAACAAGTTTTTGATCAAGCAATTGGTGATGTTTTTGTAGCCAGAGTTGCTGGTAATTTCGAAAACGAAGATATTTTAGGTAGTTTAGAGTACTCATGTGCTGTTGCTGGTAGTAAACTAGTTTTAGTATTGGGTCATGAAAGTTGTGGAGCAGTAAAAGCAGCTTGTGATGATGTAAAACTAGGTAACATTACACATTTATTAGCCAATATTATGCCAGCTGTAAAAAAATCGGCAAAGGAAATAGATGGAGATAACAGTTCTGCAAATCCAAAATTTGTAGCAAAAACTGTAGAAAATAATGTGCTTTTAACAATTGATAGAATTAGAGAGCGTAGCGAAATTTTAGCAGATTTAGAAAGCTCTGATGCTATTAAAATTGTAGGTGGAGTATACTCTTTACAAACAGGTAAAGTAACAATGTTGTAA
- a CDS encoding CvpA family protein — MNVIDIIIIVILLFAAVRGFMTGLFASIASLVAIVAGVFCAIHYSYYIEYALNDSVLEWSHQTNKIVAFAVTFLAVVLAIIFVGKLLTKLADITALGLLNKILGAIFGALKWSLILSVIFLLFDKFNKTIPFVDEEMLDESVMFYPIKSIVPTLIPAIMDEENPSLKFIKA; from the coding sequence ATGAATGTAATTGATATTATCATTATTGTCATATTACTTTTTGCTGCTGTAAGAGGTTTTATGACTGGTCTTTTTGCGTCAATTGCATCTTTGGTTGCTATAGTTGCTGGTGTTTTTTGTGCCATTCACTATTCTTACTACATAGAATATGCTTTAAATGATTCTGTTTTAGAATGGTCTCATCAAACCAATAAAATTGTCGCTTTTGCTGTTACTTTTTTAGCAGTTGTTTTGGCCATTATTTTTGTAGGAAAATTACTTACAAAGTTAGCAGATATTACTGCTTTGGGTTTATTAAACAAAATTCTTGGAGCCATTTTTGGAGCCTTAAAATGGTCTTTAATTTTAAGTGTAATCTTTTTGTTATTCGATAAGTTTAATAAAACCATTCCTTTTGTTGATGAAGAAATGTTAGATGAATCTGTCATGTTTTATCCTATTAAATCTATTGTACCAACCTTGATTCCTGCAATTATGGATGAAGAGAATCCTTCTTTAAAGTTTATTAAAGCTTAA
- a CDS encoding SDR family oxidoreductase, producing the protein MSFSDKTIWITGASSGIGKALAIELAKQGAQLILSSRKKQDLELVKNACTEPNKVKVIPLDLEDYTNLTTITKEAISAFGKVDILVNNGGISQRSLVKDTDIQVDKRIMDINYLGNIALAKALLPHFIANKNGQFVITTSIVGKIGTPLRSSYAASKHALHGFYDSLRAEHFNDNIAVTLVCPGFVNTNISKNALTGDGSPQDKMDNATANGIQPDRFAKLMAKAIKQKKEEIYISGAKEKLGVYVKRWVPKVFSVMIRKMSVT; encoded by the coding sequence ATGAGTTTTTCTGATAAAACAATTTGGATAACTGGAGCCTCTTCTGGAATAGGAAAAGCATTAGCCATAGAATTAGCAAAACAAGGTGCACAATTAATTTTATCTTCTAGAAAAAAACAAGATTTAGAGTTGGTTAAAAACGCTTGCACAGAACCTAATAAAGTTAAAGTTATTCCATTAGATTTAGAAGACTATACAAACTTAACTACTATTACTAAAGAAGCAATTTCTGCCTTTGGTAAAGTAGATATTTTAGTAAATAATGGAGGAATTAGTCAGCGTTCATTAGTAAAAGATACAGATATTCAGGTTGATAAACGAATTATGGATATTAACTACTTAGGTAATATAGCTCTTGCTAAAGCTTTGTTACCACATTTTATTGCCAACAAAAACGGTCAGTTTGTAATAACCACGAGTATTGTTGGTAAAATAGGTACACCTTTAAGATCTAGTTATGCAGCTAGTAAACATGCATTACATGGTTTTTACGATAGTTTAAGAGCAGAACATTTTAATGATAATATAGCAGTAACCTTAGTTTGCCCAGGTTTTGTAAATACAAATATTTCTAAAAACGCTTTAACTGGTGATGGTTCTCCACAAGATAAGATGGATAATGCAACAGCCAATGGTATTCAGCCAGATCGTTTTGCAAAGTTGATGGCTAAAGCTATCAAACAGAAAAAAGAAGAAATTTATATTTCTGGAGCCAAAGAAAAGTTGGGTGTTTACGTAAAACGTTGGGTGCCTAAAGTTTTCTCTGTTATGATTCGTAAAATGAGTGTAACCTAA
- a CDS encoding TlpA family protein disulfide reductase yields MLKKILPLVLLATTFMYAQHSVKGVMSPKLESDWLILYKLEGTKQVFVNNTKIKTDSALIGGKQEAVGRFEFQLPATAKPGVYRATYRLEGAGFVDFYYNNEDVTFIFNPEYPQESIAFSDSEENKLYRNYLSDISKAQQSLDSIQVAVLQDPSLDLADAYKSAYSNLNNVQAKYDKLAKNRYIAPVISASLRVNSPTILNSVDAYLSSIKATFFDRLDFSNKILRNSSFLTNRTLDYIFYINYSDDLAEQQKLYKKSVNTVLSKISDKSYKRDIIEFLVDQFEASKNIEIIDFLFKEHYSKLPVAIQNAKFKKEKEALFATEIGRTAPDFSWTENGKGFKLSTLNDAKHYVLVFWSTSCSHCLREIPQLHSYMKPKSNIKVVAFALEKEAFVWETYKKANLSGWHNVLGLNKWENKTARTYQINATPTYFILDKNKKIVAKPNDINDVKAFIEKL; encoded by the coding sequence ATGTTAAAGAAAATACTACCATTAGTTCTATTGGCAACTACTTTCATGTATGCTCAACACTCTGTAAAAGGTGTTATGAGTCCAAAATTAGAATCAGACTGGCTAATTTTATACAAATTAGAGGGCACAAAACAGGTATTTGTAAATAACACAAAAATTAAAACCGATAGTGCTTTAATTGGGGGAAAGCAGGAAGCAGTTGGAAGATTTGAATTTCAGTTACCAGCAACTGCAAAACCAGGTGTTTACAGAGCCACATATAGATTAGAAGGTGCAGGTTTTGTAGATTTTTATTACAATAATGAAGATGTTACTTTTATTTTTAATCCAGAATATCCACAAGAATCTATAGCTTTTTCAGATAGTGAAGAAAACAAACTGTATCGTAATTATTTAAGTGATATTTCTAAGGCACAGCAAAGTTTAGATAGTATTCAAGTTGCAGTTTTACAAGACCCAAGTTTAGACTTAGCAGATGCATATAAAAGTGCTTATAGCAATTTAAATAATGTACAAGCAAAGTACGATAAACTTGCAAAAAACAGGTACATAGCTCCAGTAATAAGTGCAAGCTTAAGAGTAAACTCACCCACAATTTTAAATTCGGTAGATGCTTATTTATCAAGTATAAAAGCAACCTTTTTTGATCGATTAGATTTCTCTAATAAAATATTAAGAAATTCTTCTTTTCTAACAAATAGAACTTTAGATTACATTTTCTATATTAATTATTCAGATGATTTAGCTGAGCAACAGAAGTTATATAAAAAGTCTGTTAATACTGTGCTTTCTAAAATTTCTGATAAAAGCTACAAGAGAGATATTATAGAGTTTTTGGTAGATCAATTTGAAGCCTCTAAAAACATAGAAATTATAGATTTCTTATTTAAAGAACATTATAGCAAATTACCTGTTGCTATACAAAATGCTAAGTTCAAAAAAGAAAAAGAGGCATTGTTTGCCACAGAAATTGGTAGGACTGCTCCAGATTTTTCTTGGACAGAGAATGGGAAAGGATTTAAACTTTCTACTCTAAATGATGCAAAGCATTATGTGTTGGTATTTTGGAGCACAAGTTGTTCTCATTGCTTAAGAGAAATTCCTCAATTGCACAGTTACATGAAACCGAAATCGAACATTAAAGTAGTTGCGTTTGCTTTAGAAAAAGAAGCTTTTGTTTGGGAAACATATAAAAAAGCAAACTTAAGTGGTTGGCACAATGTATTAGGCTTAAATAAATGGGAAAATAAGACAGCAAGAACTTATCAAATAAATGCAACACCAACTTATTTTATTTTAGACAAGAATAAAAAAATTGTTGCAAAACCAAATGATATTAATGATGTAAAGGCTTTTATAGAGAAACTTTAA
- a CDS encoding YraN family protein has translation MAQHNELGKKGEQLAIDFLINNEYTILEKNYRYLKAEVDIIAQKDDTLVAVEVKTRTSAYFGNPQDFVNPKKIKLLTSAIDFYVNNNDLDVEVRFDIIAIITNKKETKIEHLKDAFLHF, from the coding sequence ATGGCACAACATAATGAACTTGGTAAAAAAGGAGAGCAACTAGCCATCGATTTTTTAATCAATAATGAATATACAATTCTTGAAAAGAACTACAGGTATTTAAAAGCTGAAGTAGATATCATTGCTCAAAAAGATGATACTCTTGTTGCTGTAGAAGTTAAAACTAGAACTTCTGCATATTTTGGAAACCCTCAAGACTTTGTAAATCCGAAGAAAATAAAATTGCTAACTTCTGCAATAGATTTTTATGTTAATAATAACGATTTAGATGTTGAAGTTCGTTTTGATATAATTGCTATTATCACCAATAAAAAAGAAACTAAAATAGAACACCTTAAAGATGCTTTTCTACATTTTTAA
- a CDS encoding helix-turn-helix domain-containing protein yields MNFPFGFGQKSSLLLIFFFHGIVFSLLLLRKGILYNNKASKWLSFLLFLCAMYIAPYMLGYANWYANKVTIEILFFIPFMQVLLIGPVIYFYTKSLLNPSFKIDKKDRLHFIPALLYLAYSLVVFVTDKLILDEFYFYSDGRDKDLANWYQTAGVISMSYYLILSLKHYSTYKKLVFDKVSFADSILFQWIQNFLIAFLSIIILRVLLFVLNPEWGEFGSQFWHYIVFSFVVFYISINGYANAVKMSFLNDVNSKNVNVFSELEIDDKPKQETLNQKELDLWKEKILQLIKVDKIYENPKLTLSDVSKRLETNPKTISNSINSGFEMNFNDFINHYRIEAVKEKLKKGAHKKSTLLGIAFDCGFNSKATFNRAFKKSTAESPKDYLQKLS; encoded by the coding sequence ATGAATTTTCCTTTTGGTTTTGGACAAAAAAGCTCATTACTTTTAATTTTCTTTTTTCATGGCATTGTATTTTCACTACTACTTTTAAGAAAAGGAATTTTATACAATAATAAAGCTAGTAAATGGCTTAGTTTCTTATTGTTTTTATGTGCTATGTACATTGCTCCATATATGTTAGGCTATGCTAATTGGTATGCAAATAAAGTTACTATAGAGATTTTATTTTTTATACCATTTATGCAGGTGTTATTAATAGGGCCAGTCATTTATTTCTACACCAAAAGTTTGTTGAATCCGTCTTTTAAAATTGATAAAAAAGACCGTTTACATTTTATACCAGCTTTACTTTATTTAGCATACAGTTTAGTTGTTTTTGTTACAGATAAACTTATTCTAGACGAATTTTACTTTTATTCAGATGGTAGAGATAAAGATTTAGCCAATTGGTATCAAACAGCAGGAGTAATATCTATGTCTTATTATCTAATATTAAGTTTAAAGCATTATTCAACTTATAAGAAGTTAGTTTTTGATAAAGTTAGTTTTGCAGATTCTATTTTATTTCAATGGATTCAAAATTTCCTTATCGCCTTTTTATCGATAATTATTTTAAGAGTTTTATTGTTTGTTTTAAATCCTGAATGGGGCGAATTTGGCAGTCAGTTTTGGCATTATATTGTATTTTCTTTTGTTGTGTTTTATATCTCTATAAATGGATATGCAAATGCAGTTAAAATGTCTTTCTTAAATGATGTTAATTCTAAAAACGTAAATGTATTTTCTGAATTAGAAATTGATGATAAACCAAAACAAGAAACACTAAACCAAAAAGAACTCGACCTTTGGAAAGAAAAAATTCTGCAACTAATTAAGGTTGATAAAATTTACGAAAATCCAAAACTCACACTTTCTGATGTTTCAAAACGCTTAGAAACAAACCCTAAAACAATTTCAAATAGTATCAATTCAGGATTTGAGATGAATTTTAATGACTTTATCAACCATTATAGAATTGAGGCTGTAAAAGAAAAATTAAAAAAAGGAGCACATAAAAAATCAACTTTATTAGGCATTGCTTTTGATTGCGGATTCAATAGTAAAGCGACTTTTAACAGAGCTTTCAAAAAAAGCACAGCAGAATCACCCAAAGACTATTTGCAAAAGTTATCATAG
- a CDS encoding serine hydrolase domain-containing protein, translated as MKIYISFVYLFFSTIAFTQNAQISKIDSIVNSKIGNSDPALFVGVVKDGKIIYQKAKGVLSLQHNVKATVNSVSNIASTAKQFTALMILKLSIEEKLDLEDDIRKYLPSFYPNVKEKIRIRHLLNHTSGIRDFYDLMSIQQNPWWRREGLDNKDALELLEKQEDLGFKPGSRYMYSNSGYTILTKIIEEASGEEFHKYSKNFFENMGMKSTQFLEDYMYVIPNQSLPYSDWGDGVWQQYPMITNLFGDGFLFTSIKDQMVFEQAVQNANYNNNRLLIESQQPIKNSEIKTYGFGLELENRLYRKAVHHSGGTGSYHSQMVRFPDDKLTVFVMSSNSKIWSGYIADEIAKEFLSPAKIQKKYDEELNEALALTSNEIVGQYKSEGEYLIRIIKKNNALFWRNGNNNPIELIKETNTIYRKKRSPKNKVGFFEDKMISFYDNGKTYKYEKIAYEKPTLADLESYEGHYFSRELDVEFELFLNDKYELYISRDEWKKDRKVEVLNRNELLVNDYILKIERDQFNRVTEILLTTNRVLNNRFIKKSNLKFQPKIKTENGSINVTTIGSRKGNSSQILLTKNYENGNEIWSQQFGGKSYDKASSILATDDGYLIIGSTSSYGKGNYDMFVIKTDKKGKKVWQNTYGGFYNEYGYSAEKTKNGYIIKGTIQNCTSNSDVFNRTCTTNVWFVTIDKKGKELSNKVLEEIEI; from the coding sequence ATGAAAATTTATATCTCGTTCGTATACCTATTTTTCTCAACTATCGCATTTACTCAAAATGCTCAAATTTCAAAAATAGATTCTATTGTAAATTCTAAGATTGGCAATAGTGATCCAGCATTATTTGTTGGTGTTGTTAAAGATGGTAAAATCATCTACCAAAAAGCAAAAGGTGTATTAAGCTTGCAACATAATGTAAAAGCAACTGTAAATTCGGTTTCTAATATTGCATCTACAGCTAAGCAATTTACAGCGCTAATGATTTTAAAATTATCTATAGAAGAGAAGTTAGATTTAGAAGACGATATCAGAAAATATTTACCTTCTTTTTATCCTAATGTAAAAGAGAAAATAAGAATTAGGCACTTGCTAAATCATACAAGTGGTATTAGAGATTTTTACGATTTAATGAGTATTCAGCAAAACCCTTGGTGGAGAAGAGAAGGCTTAGACAATAAAGATGCACTAGAGCTCTTAGAAAAACAAGAAGATTTAGGGTTTAAACCAGGTTCTAGATATATGTATAGCAATTCTGGCTATACAATTTTAACTAAGATTATTGAGGAGGCTTCAGGAGAAGAATTTCATAAATATTCTAAGAATTTCTTCGAAAATATGGGCATGAAAAGTACGCAATTTTTAGAGGATTACATGTACGTAATTCCTAATCAATCTTTGCCATATTCAGATTGGGGAGATGGAGTTTGGCAACAATACCCAATGATTACGAATTTATTTGGAGATGGATTTTTATTTACATCTATAAAAGATCAGATGGTTTTTGAACAAGCTGTACAGAATGCAAATTATAACAATAACAGATTGTTAATTGAAAGTCAGCAACCAATAAAAAATAGCGAAATTAAAACCTATGGTTTTGGTTTAGAGTTAGAAAACAGATTGTATAGAAAAGCTGTGCATCATTCAGGAGGTACAGGTTCTTATCACTCACAAATGGTGCGTTTTCCTGATGATAAATTAACCGTTTTTGTAATGAGTTCTAATAGTAAAATTTGGAGTGGCTATATAGCAGATGAAATTGCAAAGGAGTTTTTATCGCCTGCTAAAATTCAGAAAAAGTATGATGAAGAATTAAATGAAGCTTTAGCATTAACCTCTAATGAAATTGTTGGTCAATATAAATCTGAAGGAGAATATTTAATTAGAATTATAAAGAAGAACAACGCTTTATTTTGGCGAAATGGAAACAATAATCCTATTGAATTAATTAAAGAAACCAATACTATTTACAGAAAAAAAAGATCACCAAAGAACAAGGTTGGCTTTTTTGAAGATAAAATGATTTCTTTTTATGATAATGGAAAAACGTATAAGTATGAGAAAATTGCTTATGAAAAACCAACTTTAGCAGATTTAGAAAGTTATGAAGGTCATTACTTTAGTAGAGAGCTAGATGTAGAATTTGAACTGTTTTTAAACGACAAATACGAATTATATATTTCTAGAGATGAGTGGAAAAAAGATAGAAAAGTAGAAGTTCTAAATAGAAATGAACTTTTGGTAAATGACTATATTTTAAAAATTGAAAGAGACCAATTTAATAGAGTTACAGAAATTCTTTTAACCACAAATAGAGTTTTAAATAATAGGTTTATTAAGAAATCTAATTTAAAGTTTCAACCAAAAATTAAAACAGAAAATGGTTCAATAAATGTAACTACTATAGGCTCTAGAAAAGGCAATTCGTCTCAAATTTTACTTACCAAAAATTATGAGAATGGAAACGAAATATGGTCTCAGCAATTTGGTGGTAAAAGTTATGATAAAGCAAGTTCTATTTTAGCAACAGATGATGGCTACTTAATTATTGGATCTACCAGTTCTTATGGCAAAGGAAACTATGATATGTTTGTGATTAAAACAGATAAAAAGGGAAAGAAAGTGTGGCAAAATACATATGGAGGTTTCTATAATGAATATGGTTATTCAGCAGAAAAAACAAAAAATGGATATATAATTAAGGGAACCATTCAAAACTGCACCTCAAATTCAGATGTATTTAATAGAACTTGTACAACCAATGTTTGGTTTGTTACTATTGATAAAAAGGGAAAAGAGTTATCTAATAAAGTTTTAGAAGAAATAGAAATCTAA
- a CDS encoding S66 peptidase family protein, translated as MTNRIYIFLLLITCMFTHAQEQMITPPFLKAGDTIAIVAPAGILKNRQATILKAKQLAESWGLHVVIGKNIYNKNNHFAGTDNERCKDFQDALDNDSIKAIWAARGGYGSVRILDALDFTNFKNNPKWIIGYSDITAFHNHVNNLGVQSLHAMMATSLEQKPEEIEKTITSFKAALFGDDISYSIKNSSYNRTLGKTSLEGELIGGNLAIQASMLGSKSQMHTDNKILFIEEIGEYKYAIDRMLQSLKRAGYFKNLSAVVIGDMSLIKKNSTKWGSSIEQLILDVVPKNIPVIFNFPAGHEADNRALIFGRTLKINITKETSIFSFY; from the coding sequence ATGACGAATAGGATTTATATCTTTTTACTTTTAATAACCTGTATGTTTACACATGCTCAAGAACAAATGATTACTCCACCTTTTCTAAAAGCTGGAGATACTATTGCAATTGTAGCTCCTGCAGGTATTTTAAAAAATAGACAAGCTACTATTTTAAAAGCCAAACAATTGGCTGAAAGTTGGGGATTACATGTGGTTATTGGAAAGAATATTTACAATAAAAACAATCATTTTGCAGGAACTGATAATGAACGTTGTAAAGATTTTCAAGATGCTTTAGATAATGATAGTATTAAAGCAATTTGGGCTGCTAGAGGTGGTTATGGTTCTGTAAGAATTTTAGATGCATTAGATTTTACCAACTTTAAAAATAATCCTAAATGGATTATTGGTTATTCTGATATAACTGCCTTTCACAATCATGTTAATAACCTAGGTGTACAGAGTTTACATGCTATGATGGCAACAAGTCTTGAGCAAAAACCTGAAGAAATTGAAAAAACTATAACTAGTTTTAAAGCAGCTCTCTTTGGAGATGATATATCCTATTCCATTAAAAACTCAAGCTACAATAGAACCTTAGGCAAAACAAGTTTGGAAGGTGAATTGATTGGTGGAAATTTAGCAATACAAGCCTCTATGTTAGGTTCTAAAAGCCAAATGCATACAGATAATAAAATTCTATTTATAGAAGAAATTGGGGAATATAAATATGCCATAGATAGAATGTTACAAAGCTTAAAACGAGCTGGCTATTTTAAAAATTTAAGTGCAGTAGTTATAGGTGACATGTCTTTAATTAAGAAAAACTCTACAAAATGGGGTAGTTCTATAGAACAACTTATTTTAGATGTTGTTCCAAAAAACATACCCGTAATTTTTAATTTTCCTGCAGGTCATGAAGCAGATAATAGAGCCTTAATTTTTGGAAGAACTTTAAAAATTAATATTACTAAAGAAACATCTATTTTTTCTTTTTATTAG
- the metG gene encoding methionine--tRNA ligase, which translates to MYLQKLFQKIKRNTMSAPKRYTITAALPYTNGPIHIGHLAGVYVPADIYARYLRLKGKDVAYISGSDEHGVAIPMRAKKEGVSPQNIIDKYHTIIKKSFEDFGISFDNYSRTSAEIHHKTASDFFVKMYNEGDFVEEVTAQLYDAEADQFLADRFVVGTCPKCGFEESYGDQCENCGTSHNATDLINPKSVITGNVPTVKETKHWFLPLDKHEDFLRKWILEGHKKDWKPNVYGQVKSWVDDGLRPRAVTRDLDWGIPVPVEGAEGKVLYVWFDAPIGYISSTKEWAAREGKNWEDYWKKDDTKLVHFIGKDNIVFHCIIFPSMLKAHGDYILPDNVPANEFLNLEGNKLSTSKNWAVWLHEYLEDFPNQQDVLRYTLTANAPESKDNDFTWKDFQAKNNNELVAIFGNFINRVVVLTNKYYSGIVPTPNDFTEVDEDVLAAVKEFPNVIGKSVERYRFREASQELMNLARLGNKYLADEEPWKVIKVDEERVQTIMYVALQISAALAVVAEPFLPFTSTKLKGILNLEASISWDDISDKNVLIEAAHQINKGELLFSKIEDKTIDAQLEKLQATKLANEQENKVVEPQKETVEFDDFTKLDIRIGTILEAEKVAKTKKLLKLKVDVGIDTRTIVSGIAESFSPQDIIGQQVSVLVNLAPRKIRGVESQGMILMTDTPDGKLAFVEPEKAVKNGQAVS; encoded by the coding sequence TTGTACCTTCAAAAATTATTCCAAAAAATTAAGAGAAACACTATGAGTGCTCCAAAAAGATATACAATTACAGCAGCTTTACCCTATACAAATGGTCCAATTCATATTGGTCATTTAGCAGGGGTTTATGTACCTGCAGATATTTACGCACGTTATTTACGTTTAAAAGGTAAAGACGTAGCCTATATTTCTGGTTCAGATGAACATGGAGTTGCAATACCAATGAGAGCAAAAAAAGAGGGTGTTTCTCCACAAAATATTATAGATAAGTATCATACTATTATTAAAAAATCTTTTGAAGATTTTGGTATTTCTTTTGATAACTACTCTAGAACATCAGCAGAAATTCACCATAAAACTGCTTCAGATTTTTTTGTGAAAATGTACAATGAAGGTGATTTTGTAGAAGAGGTTACTGCACAATTGTATGATGCTGAAGCAGACCAATTTTTAGCAGACAGATTTGTTGTTGGTACTTGTCCAAAATGTGGTTTTGAAGAAAGTTATGGAGATCAATGTGAAAATTGTGGTACAAGTCATAATGCAACAGATTTAATTAATCCTAAATCTGTAATAACTGGTAATGTACCAACTGTAAAAGAAACAAAACATTGGTTTTTGCCTTTAGATAAACATGAAGATTTTCTAAGAAAATGGATTTTAGAAGGGCATAAAAAAGATTGGAAACCAAATGTGTATGGCCAAGTAAAATCTTGGGTAGATGATGGTTTAAGGCCAAGAGCTGTAACTAGAGACTTAGATTGGGGAATTCCTGTGCCTGTAGAAGGTGCAGAAGGTAAAGTGCTGTATGTTTGGTTTGATGCACCTATTGGGTATATCTCATCAACCAAAGAATGGGCTGCAAGAGAAGGTAAAAATTGGGAAGATTACTGGAAAAAGGATGATACTAAATTGGTGCATTTTATAGGGAAAGACAACATTGTTTTTCACTGTATTATTTTTCCAAGTATGTTAAAAGCACATGGAGATTATATTTTACCTGATAATGTACCTGCCAATGAATTTTTAAATTTAGAAGGCAATAAATTATCAACCTCTAAAAACTGGGCAGTTTGGTTGCATGAGTATTTAGAAGACTTTCCAAATCAGCAAGATGTTTTGCGTTACACATTAACTGCAAATGCACCAGAAAGCAAAGACAACGATTTTACTTGGAAAGATTTTCAGGCAAAAAATAACAATGAGTTGGTTGCCATTTTTGGTAACTTTATTAATAGAGTTGTAGTTTTAACTAACAAATATTATTCAGGAATTGTACCTACACCAAATGATTTTACAGAAGTAGATGAAGATGTTTTAGCTGCTGTAAAAGAGTTTCCAAACGTAATTGGTAAATCTGTAGAAAGATATAGGTTTAGAGAAGCAAGTCAAGAATTAATGAACTTGGCAAGATTGGGTAACAAGTATTTAGCAGATGAAGAACCTTGGAAGGTTATTAAGGTTGATGAAGAACGTGTACAAACAATTATGTATGTAGCTTTGCAAATATCTGCAGCATTAGCAGTGGTTGCAGAGCCATTTTTACCATTTACATCAACAAAATTAAAAGGTATTCTAAATTTAGAAGCCTCTATTTCTTGGGATGATATTTCTGATAAGAATGTTCTAATTGAAGCAGCACATCAAATAAATAAAGGAGAATTGTTATTCTCTAAAATAGAAGATAAAACTATTGATGCTCAATTAGAAAAACTACAAGCTACAAAATTGGCAAATGAACAAGAAAACAAAGTAGTTGAGCCTCAAAAAGAAACTGTAGAGTTTGATGATTTTACCAAATTAGATATTAGAATTGGTACCATTTTAGAAGCTGAAAAAGTAGCAAAAACTAAAAAATTGTTGAAACTTAAGGTTGATGTTGGTATAGATACAAGAACCATTGTTTCTGGTATTGCAGAAAGCTTTTCTCCACAAGACATCATTGGTCAACAGGTTTCTGTTTTGGTAAACTTAGCACCAAGAAAAATTAGAGGAGTAGAAAGTCAAGGAATGATTTTAATGACAGATACTCCAGATGGTAAATTGGCTTTTGTAGAACCAGAAAAAGCAGTTAAAAACGGTCAAGCAGTGAGCTAA